In Ptychodera flava strain L36383 chromosome 17, AS_Pfla_20210202, whole genome shotgun sequence, one genomic interval encodes:
- the LOC139115113 gene encoding B-cell lymphoma 6 protein homolog — translation MCDEFRQTPRNTDAVESEGHWCARPREENVMCAGSGIEPADVTVRPAMDYNTPTSFITKQDGHISDDADDDYNAYNDLNDADDDNNEVGHPERNENGHSLPENISGISATGFNMISDSPVSRTSEPNESGLHGTSGGTECYIPQIKVEFDSDNVESGDQDRESEAEPERMYTDRARSVECENGFLVDQGMPTLQCEAGYVAGATITNNGLTFDNGNYRIEHIIREDSGLLKDEQLFEDTDDVEEDGIEYSSILVASEEMKSEHFPQESESEGDALEEFPDLEISGSTSSNDLTNPLHHGIHQTLRVSLHDVYREHNVGNSSKSKRGNKPRKNGKRSRKITALTCDICHRRFAEPRNVMRHKLAMHQKDSQKPTPCEMCGDEFLNLRDLHLHKLDSHEGDGLSASEKDQLERCRCPTCGVIFSNFANLKRHERSCVQRREREKTSTTGRGNVTSDNSEGTFNLSGSVISNIPEDTAYVDGAIMSRANSSLISNEDSEVMASSSATPIRVKDVDGQAHSRTASNLRNLVDLLQRKDKK, via the coding sequence ATGTGTGATGAATTCAGGCAAACGCCAAGAAATACTGATGCTGTTGAAAGTGAAGGACACTGGTGTGCCAGACCTAGGGAAGAAAATGTGATGTGTGCAGGGAGTGGGATAGAGCCAGCTGATGTAACTGTTAGACCTGCAATGGATTATAATACCCCTACATCATTTATCACTAAGCAAGATGGTCATATAagtgatgatgctgatgatgattATAATGCTTACAATGATTTAAATGATGcagatgatgataataatgaagTTGGACATCCTGAACGTAATGAAAATGGCCACAGTTTACCAGAAAACATCTCCGGTATTTCAGCAACTGGGTTTAACATGATCTCAGACAGTCCTGTTTCCAGAACATCTGAACCCAATGAAAGTGGATTGCATGGTACTTCAGGAGGCACTGAGTGTTACATTCCTCAAATCAAGGTTGAGTTTGACTCAGATAATGTTGAAAGTGGAGATCAAGACCGTGAAAGTGAGGCTGAGCCTGAGAGAATGTACACAGATCGTGCCCGAAGTGTAGAGTGTGAGAATGGGTTCTTAGTTGACCAAGGAATGCCCACTCTCCAGTGTGAAGCTGGTTATGTAGCAGGAGCTACTATAACTAATAATGGACTCACTTTTGACAATGGAAACTATAGAATTGAGCATATAATAAGAGAGGACTCAGGATTACTAAAGGATGAACAACTTTTTGAGGACACAGATGATGTAGAAGAAGATGGAATTGAATATTCATCAATTTTAGTAGCAAGTGAGGAAATGAAAAGTGAGCATTTTCCTCAGGAAAGTGAAAGTGAAGGTGACGCATTAGAAGAATTTCCTGATCTGGAAATCTCTGGCAGTACCTCAAGCAATGACCTCACCAATCCTTTACACCATGGAATTCATCAGACATTGAGAGTCTCTTTACATGATGTATACAGAGAACATAATGTTGGTAATAGTAGTAAGAGTAAAAGAGGAAACAAGCCAAGGAAAAATGGGAAAAGATCTAGAAAGATTACTGCGTTGACATGCGATATATGCCACAGAAGGTTTGCAGAGCCAAGAAATGTCATGAGACACAAATTGGCCATGCATCAGAAAGACAGCCAAAAACCAACCCCCTGTGAGATGTGTGGTGACGAATTTCTGAACTTGAGAGATCTTCATCTTCACAAACTTGATTCACATGAAGGTGATGGATTATCTGCCTCAGAAAAGGACCAGCTTGAAAGATGCAGGTGCCCCACTTGTGGTGTAATCTTCTCTAACTTTGCTAATTTGAAAAGACATGAGAGGTCATGTGTGCAAAGAAGGGAGAGGGAAAAAACTTCAACAACTGGAAGGGGCAATGTAACATCTGACAATTCAGAAGGAACATTTAACTTGAGCGGATCAGTAATTTCAAACATAccagaagatacagcttatgTTGATGGAGCAATAATGTCAAGAGCAAATAGCTCACTCATTTCCAATGAAGATTCAGAGGTCATGGCTTCTTCAAGTGCAACACCAATAAGGGTAAAAGATGTGGATGGCCAAGCTCATTCAAGGACAGCAAGCAATTTAAGAAACCTGGTAGATCTCCTGCAgagaaaagacaaaaaatag